The Serinus canaria isolate serCan28SL12 chromosome 8, serCan2020, whole genome shotgun sequence DNA window tataatatagtataataaagtaataaattagccttctgacAACATCGAGTGAGACGCATCATTCTTCCCTGCcacaggggaagggaagggcttGCTGTGAATTTACAATAGCACACTTCCCTGTGCTCATTACAGGACAGGCTCTATCACTACTATTTTCCCACAAATGCATCAACACCTTAGACCTAAGTCAGGCCCAATATAGAGGGAGCATGGTATTAAGGGAGCAGATTAGAAGGCATTTGGTTTTACATCTACAATTGTTAACTTGGAAATCTGAATGTGTGACTGGATTCCAACATGCAGCCTCATGTATCAGCACAGGATAGAGCTGGGAGTCCTTCAGTTCATAGCCAGTGTGCTTTCAAAGAGGGGCTGTTTTAAGGATTCAGTCATGTCCAGCTTCAGGTGATTCTTCTGAAAAGCCCAGTGGTTGCCTGGGCAAAAAAGGTACATCTGCTTCTAACAAGTGACATAAGAGGAAGGAGTAAATAAAAGAAACCCACACTTCCCCTCAGCACTCTCCTCCCTCAGCAAACTCCACattcagcaatatttttaaatcatagtTCTGTGATGAAGCAGAGTCCTGAGACACTGCAGCTGAAACTCAATGCTGGGGAGGTCTCCTCTGACAAGCAGATGCAGGCCAGCCTGTGAATTTGGCATTTGGCTGCCCAAGTCCTGCTGGGCTTGCCAGAAATAAGTCAGAGGGGGAGCAACCAGTGAGGGGCAAACTTCAAGCTGAAAACTCTGGTTTGAGATAATGACTCTCTAACCTTCCTTTCAGGGCCTTTTGTACCACCCTTCACAAGCCTCGGCTGTGAGCAGCAAGAGGTCATTTCGTGCAGTTCTTCTCACAGAAAGCCACCACACACAGGGATCCCCAGAGTGAGCTGACCTGCTGGAAACCTCTACAGCAGCTTCACAGTGCCACAATTCCTGACCTTTCAGACAAAGCACCACTCAGCCCTCCGAATCCACTCCCCCACACTTTTCTttattgaaacagaaaaacacatctAGGCTGACAAGTTTATGAACTCCTTGCTACAGCCCAAAGGATCCCATGTCCTAGTCCTGGACTGAAATTTTAATACCAGTCCTTCTCTAAGAATGCAAGCCACAAGTTTCATTCTCAAAAACGCCCGTAAATGAAAGACAAAGTGTTCAGATTTATTCGGAAATTCACAGTTTCTAATGGCACTACAGCTCTGTAGTTACATACTCTTGCTCCACAACAGTGGACGCTGCACTCTGGTGGTATGAATTTTCTTCATCCAGGTTTGACATTCTTCTGAATTCATGTTCAACACGTCTGGTTCATGTGCTCTGACTGGCTAATTGTGCAGATCAACTCTGAAAGTACATCACTTTAAAGTACTCATAAACTAacaagaaagcagcaaaaaaaacaaaggctttAAATAAGTCACATTACATACAATACCTAGGAAAGGCATCAGATCTGTTAAAAAGGGTACCACTAAAAGTGCTCAATAAATTAACTTATTTTGTACAACGTGAACCTGTAACACCTGTCAAAAGGAATAACCTTTTGTTTCACTCACTCAGAACCACACTCAACAGTTCAGCAACCACACATCCTATAGTTTCCAAGTACACAGTCAcagtcaaaataaaaacacttgaGTATGAAATACCAGCCATACCAACACTGCACATTTGTTAGCCAATACAAAAGCAAACGTTATGGAAACACCTGCTGTGAGCCAGCCCCAAGGCTCAGACTCCCAGGCTTGGCAACACCAACACGcccagagcaggctctgggaATGCACCCTCACATTCTTCAGCACAACAGCAGTGAGCATTCCTCATCCACTTcctccagagagctgcagcaggtcaTTCAGGTGACAAATGCATTCCTCAGCCTCCATCACCAACAGGAAATCCTCCAGAGCCACCGTCACTGATTCTGCACATCAGAGTAAGCTCCGATTGTGACTGAAGGTGCAAGTAAACACAGTTGCCATCCCTGGTGAGAGATTTTCCTGAACAGAGTTTGCAAAACAAGAATCTAGTCAGGCAAGTCCATCTCTTGGTATTTTTACAGTATCCAGTCCACATTACTAAGTCCAGCTGAAGGCCAACATGTCCCTTTACAGCACTGTAGTGTTGCATCTTCAAAAAAAGCTAgagaaattacaaaataaatcaaatgaCAAACAATTGTATCTCCCCTCTTCCAGTGGCATTATAAATAGACAAAAGGCACATAAATATGGGAAGGTGCAAGAAATAGGAACAAAGCTAAAGGAAGAGGATTAGGCTTTTATCCCTATTCCACCCAACAAACTGGGTTTCAAAAAATTTCTGCCCCAggaactgtgaaaaaaaacctttataaAATGaaccctgccctccctccccccaaCGCTGTTCTCATAGGAAATTATCAGCCTTGTAAAGCTGCAGCTTATAGCCAAGATTGACACAATCCCATCtatttaaaaaggcagaaaccAAATTTCTGAATACTTTCCAATGAGTTGAGCTCTTCGTCTCCCACTATCCTCCCCCAGAATACCACAGACTGTTCTCAAACGAACAAACACTCTCCTGTTTGAGAAGTTCAGCTAGGTTTAGATGTGTCCAGAGACTGTCGTGACACCGAGTGTTCCCACTGTTAtatctttgtttcctttgattATGTCATGCAGGCTTGGCATCGACCCCGACTTAGTCTGTATTAGAGTTTTTATGAGCTTCCCTTGGTCTGAAACTTTCGACCGCCTCCTCTTGATAGCTCTCTTCTCAGTCTTTGTCTTTTGGGTCTGCCCGTTGCACAGGCTGGTGCACGCTGAGATGCCACAGAAATAGGACTCGTCCGACTGCGACGATGTCTCGGAGCTCCCCTCTGAGGGAGGGCCCTTGTAGGAAGAGTGATAAACCTCCCCAATGTTAGAGAAGTCTCTCTGGTTCGTGAAGGGCTTCCTTCCTTTGATCTCCCCATTGGCTATCGGGTGCAGGGGCTCTGTTGTTGGCTTAATAGTCTCTGGTTTTTCACTTTTGTACTTGCAACGCTTTTTCTGAAAccacaagtgaaaaaaaagaaatggttaAGTTCTGGGAGGCAAGGAAAGCATGGAAGCCAAGCCTAGGaaccagcagagagagcagctgagaCGTGAAGCACCTGCCAGCACAAACACCTCAGccccagtgtcactgtgatAGTTTATGAAAATCCTTTGGTTAGGGTTTTctgctgagaagcctcagaaaagaaatgtagaCAATAACCATCTGATGGCtgtggaatgtggtctggacaTGGTTTAACAGCAGGTACAcctttgattggtctcatgtgaattgtttttacttaatgaccaataACAGCCAGCTGTGTCGCGGCTGTGAGCAGTCATGAACTTTTGTTatcattctattctattcttgTCCAGCATTCTGTATCATCTCTCTATTCTGCAGTATAGCATTTTTAAGATAATATCATATCACAAAacaataaatcagccttctgaaacatggagtcaagattcttaTCTCTTCCCTTGGTGGGGTTGCCTGCAAATTCcacaccccagcagctccctccccacaGGCTCAGACTGTACCTTCTTCTCTGGGGAAAACTTCAGGGGCTCCACAATGTACAGATCCTCTGGATCCACTGCAAGAGAGAACAGACACTCAACAGTGCTGACACTGCCAGCTCTAGAGCAACACAGTCCCAACTAAACACAGCATGACAAAATATTCCCCTGAGCAGGCacatttctccctctctgcctttgtAAGTTGAGGGGGCCACAACACAAACACTCTAAGtcagcacacagagaaattcCCCTGTGCTGTTGTGGCAGCTGCCAGTGACACACACCTGAAAAGCCCTGGCCTTCTCACAGTTATGGCCATGGGAGGGGTGCAAAGAACATCCTTTGGGGGAAAGGAGGAGTCAGTGAGTGGTGCAGTCTAGGCAAACAAACTGCTCCCAGTGTAAGAGTGTGTCATGTGCAGCCTGCCCCAGACAGCACAGATGTGCACCTACCAACAAGGCAGATGTTCACACGGACCTGAGACCAGCAGGGAGAATTTGGGAAAAGCAttgtcttgaaagaaaaaacagtctAGACCTTAGCTAGTGTTCATGGCATCACACTGCCAACTCCAGAGTTTTAATGGAGTTTTATTCACAGGACAAACCTGTGAGGCAAGTTTGCTGCACCCAGAAGAGCTGTGTCAGCAGCATACTTGCTAGTTACTGTGATCTGCAACACTTTCTTTTGCATGGCACTCCTGGCCTCAGAAATCAAAATTCAGTTGTCCCAAATCTACCATGAATACTGCAAAGATCAGATCATTCCTCATACCCAAGCCAAGATAAATGGTCTAAGTTTTCTTACTGAAGATGCTAAATTTGAATCCTAAATACCTGCCAAGTTTTAAACATGGGCTATCAGGACTTCAGGAAAGTAGGACACTCAGACTTCCCACGTCTGGcatttccaagagaaaaaaaaagctactttCTGCAAGCTTCACAGCTTTGCAGACCTGAATGCCTGCACTGATTGCTCCTAACCCTAAAAAACCATCTGCAAAGCAGAACAGATCTGTAGCAAAAACTGCCTGTAAAGTTTTAGCATAATTCAGCACAGTTCTGTGAATATCTGGTAACTTGTTTACAAACCACCTTATGTTACAGAACACAcacatgaacacacacacattgtGCAGCACTAAGAGCAACAGCACAGACCAGATGTATGATATGAATAATACCTTCTTTACCAGCTAGCTGAAAagactgggatctgaccagtGGAAGGGACGTTCTTCTTTTCAAATTCATATCATCATAGGAAGAGAAACACCTAGGAAATTCCAGAAAGcttttttaacacatttttctcaGGATTTTGTCATGTACATTTCCTCATTAAAAATCATCCTCGGCAGAAAGAACTGAGGTCTGCTGAGGTGCCCAACAAAGCCTGGCTATCAGACACGGTACTGCGTTTGCTACAAGTTACCAAGCCATGTTTTTCAAGTACAGTAGCCCCAAAATGCTCCTAGGAGAGTGTTATGATTGAGAGCCCCTTGCTATCAATTCTGTGTGCAGCAAGAAAACTCAGAATTAAAGGAGATGTGCCAGTACCAGCAGACTtaggaaacattaaaaaaagctgCAAGAACAATTAAGtttcaaatataaatacattacCTTTTGGGGCTAGGGTAGTGATTGCTTTTGGGAATTTTTGAGAGGTAATCTTCACAGAACTGAGAAGGGCTCCTGCACCGCTGCACAAAAAGCACCAAGCCCAGGATGAGGCAGAGAACCAGAGAAATCACCAGGTAAGTCTGGCGGTCAGAAACCTGCAGGGATTGGAGACAACTGCTGAAGTCACAACAATTCCATGGCATTGCCATTCTTATGTTTTAAGCTCTAAAAGACAAGTGCTATGTTCTCCACTCACTTTTCTTTAGTTTCACTAAACACCTGCTCATGtttcagtaatttttctgaGGTTTGATGCAGTCTATTGGCTGTGCAGCATTCAGGAGTGAAGGCTGAATGCCACTAGCTGCTATCAGGACAAGATTCCCCTGCCTCCAATATCAGCACAACTACAGAAGCTGCCACCCCCTGCAAAGAGCATCCCAATCTCCTTGAAAGCAATACACTTCCCATAAGAAACCAGGCTCAAAGTAAATTCTCTGGTTCACAGCTGACATGGATGCAACACTATGGCAAATCTAAACTGTACTTTTTATCAACTGGCACTGTAGTACTTCACAAAATACCATTATAATCACTTGATTCAATGTGGTTTCACTGACCACAGCCCTCAAACAGGAGCTCATCCAGCCAGGCATCAAAAGAGGAGTCTCACCAAGTGCTAGCTCAAGGGAGGTCTTTGGCAATACCCACAAAATATAAAAGATCATGTTTATGGTACTGCTTGAAATGTCAGGCAAGCAGAACAAACATTGGAGAGAAAATGTTCCTAATATTGTTGCCAAGATTTCCCTAATCTCTAAAGATGACAATAGCcagcaaggaaaggagaaggctGCCTGGGCTCAGACTACAGTCATGGGGGCTAGGGGGGCTGCAGTAACTATGACCAATTTTGCTATGACCAAGACAGCTCATGTCACTCAAATCTGCAGCCAGAAGTTTCAGATAGAGTAGGCTGAAAGCAACACAGCAGACGATTTAAAACTCCATTTGAAGACTCTGGTCTCTTCAAATGAGATGTGTTTAGGCATCCATTTCCTCTGGATTGTGATTACCTCACGTTTCAGCTCCGCCACGGTCGCTGACAGATTGGAAGCCAGCTGGGTCATGTTGGTGAGCTGTGCTTGTAGCAGCTGGATTGCCTCTGTCTGACGCTGGTCCTGTGGAGAACAGAGTCATGGGCATGCTGTCAGTGGCCAGGTTCACTGTCACCTGCCCTCATGGCCACAGAATTAGTGTTCTGTCTGACACAGCAAGGCACTCAGCAGCCACACAGCCTACCCAGCATTGCTTCCAACACAGTGTTCACATAACATCTTTGTTTGTCAACTAACATTATGCCAAGTGCATCTCATTAGAGACACTTCTGCTGTCCTCACCACGGGCAGAGTGAGCAGGCAGCTCCACACAGTCACTGTCAGGAGGCCAGAACACACATACacagctgccaggcacagctccagtcCAAGGCTGATGCACAGGACAGGAGCCCACACCAGCCAGGAATGGCTCCTTCCCAGCTAACAGCTACTCCCTAACAGGACTCAATCCTATGAAAAATTAAGGAAGTTGAGCAGAACACCACGGGGGCTAACTTTAGACTGACCAGCACTGATActcttccaaaaaaaccccaaagccaacCCAGAAAAGGCAACACACAAAAGCTgccattttcttcactgttcATGGATGAAGAAACTCCAGGCCTGGGACTGCACTTCAGAAGCTTTCAGACAGTCTGGGATCAAGTCTGCTATGCCACATGCACAGCTGCTTTAGTGAATGTTTAGCACAGCAGTTACTGCTCTATTTCACAGCTGCTCAGGAAAGCCAagatggcagagcagggaaaacccacattttaaagaatgaagtaaagtttttgttccaagcacaacatttttaaatgcacatttaGCCTAAGCCATTACTGttcccctctgcctttccatAGGGTCAGTctcttcagcagcagggaaacTGTCAATCAATACTTTAAATCAGATACGAAAAATGAACcaagtttaaaaaattgttttgagtGCAGTTACAACGAACAAACAAGGGTTGGAACTGACCTGGATAACTTTTTCATTGACAAAGACATTGAAGAGTTGTAGCCATTACCAGCTGACAACTGATCTTTTCTTCAAGtacaaaatcagaaaacagagctgaaaatggCTTTATTCTGAAACAACTGAGAACATGTCTAAAAATCttataatgaagaaaaataggGAAGCATGGAATGGATGCTCTTAAAAGGCAGATATACAGCTCAGCTGAAAGAGGATTTCTGCACCTCTGTGCAACTCTTCATTAAAAGCAAGCATTTCTAACTAGGAAACCACCTCAATACTCCAAACAAATCATACCTGCTCTTCTGCTATTCTTGAGGTGTTCTGAagttttattattgttttattgaaagccttctgcatttcttccatttgttttcGGTACCTAAAACAAAAAGTGTTGAAGGCTGAAATGTTAGTGCACAAAACTCCTCAGCTTAGACTTGTCTTTAAGTCTAAGACATGACTGCCAGCAAAAACCTTCTCTTTGCCCAAAGAGCTTTATTTAAACATCAAGTGGTACCTGCTTTTAAATTTCACAATTAAAACAGATGtcagatttgttttgtttttttccccccaaggtTATGGTCCAATCTATTTCAACACCTTCAAGCTCAGTGCCAATTTACTGAATTCACTCTGCACAATAAATATAACTGTGAGCCCCTTCTTTGGAACCAATTCTGAAATGGGTACATCTCCCCACTCTCCTGTAGCTAAGGAACACCACAGATAAACACCAATACACAGAGACATCCTTCACAGTAAACTCTTGGTTCCCTCTCCACAGCCACTTATTCACCCAGAGTTACTACAGATAACAGGGTAGTTTAAGTGGAAACAATTTTATAAAAAAGGCATTGTAGGTGTGTGACATTCAGTTCAACAGTAACAGAAGGATGTGCCCTTTGGTAGACAGAATTATGGACAGGATTAGTGCCTATATCCTGACAACACTTCatccttttaaaaaacccacagcaatactcctcaaaagaaaacatatagGATTTTATCTGAAATACAAAAAGGGAAGAAGCCCTGATTCACACAGGGTAACTCCAACAGCCACCTAGGCTGGGTCCTTTCATCAGCTTTCCATAAAGCTTTAAGCTGTGATTACTGTTGTGCTGCACTAAGTGGTTTCTTTAGTTATTGTTTTGCACTGGGTGATCTTGTTATTTTGCACTGAATAGCTCACACGGTCTGTTCCACACACACCCCTCTCCCCCAAGCCCCAGTGGAGGTGGTCTTGTCAGTCCCTCCCATCACCTCTATTCCATTGGCTGTGGCCCTTCTcctctgccccccccccccccccgggtTTAACATCTCCTGAGACTAAACCCTCTGGTCTCTTTGGTCTCTTTCCCCCCAGGGACTCAGCCTTGCCCAGACAGCTCCTATCCAGGAATAAAGTGGGGCTCTGGCCCTGAGAGGAAAGAGCTCCTCGAGTCTTTTACTTTTGTCCTTGTAAGGCTGAGAGGGGCCGAGGGTCCAAAGCTGGCCAGATCAGGCCCCAAGAGCTCAGCCCTTACAATTTCCCCTCTGCCCAAGCTCCCCTGTCCCTCACAGCCTGgacccctcccagccctgctcagcctcacCTCTGACTGAGCTCCTCCAGGTAGCGGCTGCTGAGGGACATGTTGACCTCCAGGGCCTTGATGCGGTTGTTGAGGCGCATGAAGACAGATTCCTTCTGGTTGGAGCCATGAACCAGGTTCCCGTTGGCATAGCCCAGCTCTGTGGAGTTCTGCAGCTCAGCATAGAAATCTGTGGCTGTTCTCTGTGGCCCCCCTGAGGCTGGGAGTGCCAGCAGAACTTCTTCTGCCACCTGCTCATCCTCCTTTGTCTCGGCAGGCACAGGAGGCTcagcaggaggcacagcaggTTTCTGCACTTCTGGAgtgctctccttcccttccacaGCATCACTGGCTACCACATCCACTGTGCTCTCAGGCTGCAGAACAGTCTCTGTAGGCTTTGGAATCACTGGGGTAGCAACAGGCTCTCTTGTGCTCACCTCCTTTACCTCAGTGGTCACACTGGGCTCGGGGCTTTCTTCtacagcagagctctcagccttctccatttcagtgctgagctctgggacatCCACCTGTGGAGTCACCCTTGGTGCTACCTGGCCTGAGTCTTCTTTTGGAGGCTCCAGCACCATGTCTGTGGTGGGGGATGGCTTCACTTCAGAAGTAACTTCTAGAAGGAGGGACTGAGAGACAGTTTGAGGatggctgggctccagctcaATGGACTCTGTGGTCTCATTGCTTATCTCCTCGTGGACTGCACTGAAATCAACTGCAACAGCAGACCCAGGGGGTTTCTCAGCTTTGCTGTCCACTTGCTCAGGCAgaggctcctctgctgctgtgtgggcaGACTCAGTCAGAGCTGGCTGCGGCTGCTGCACATCCACAGGGTGAGCTGGCCTCTCTTCCCCTCCAGTTTTACTGTGCTGCCGATGCACGGCTGCTGCAACCGAGCACCACTTCAGCAGGTACTCTGAGAAGGTGGAAATGCAGCACACTGCTGCCATGTCACTGCAGTACTTCTCTGTCTCCAGCTCAAAccatgctgctgcctcctcttcctgctcatCACTGGACAGCAAAGTTACTGTGGACTGGCTTGTATCTTCTTCATACTCCTGCACTAGCTGAACAATTGGGCTTTCTTTAGTCAAATCCACCATTAATTGCTCCTTCTCTATCTGTGGAATATCTGTAGTAACAAGTCTACAACAGAGTTAAAAAGACAAGGTGTTGATTCAATAGTTTTACATCCCTGCTATAGAAGACTGTGAAAATAAGTCTTTCAGAAAATTAGCAAGGCTTAGTCCAGTGACCAAAAGCCAattttgagacagaaaaaaaaattctgcaaggTAACATTTTCTCTGGTGATTTTCAGTCCCAATAagcaaacaaattatttcaaaccCTGCCTCTTAAACAGCAAGCCTTCTCAATTAGATATTGTCCCTTCCCTCACccctgaaaaaaaccaccagtTCAAATCCTCTTTTTCACACAGCAAGCATCTTACTCTACTGATGCAATCCTCAAATGCAAGAATCACAACATTCCCACTCACCTACCTGAGTGTCTCAGCAAGAATGATAGAAAACTGTAAAGCCACTAAATACAGCACAAGTCATGTCTTAACATTTAAGAGGCAGGGTCTTGGCCTTAAGCAGCCTAATTATCAGCAATTGTAATTACTAAGAAACAGACTCTATACAGAGCTTCTTATCTCAAGCTCACTCTGTACATTTGCATATATGTTTTCATCAAGGGAAGTCTACCAAAGTATAAGCTTCCAAATCAGAAGTTTATACAAACCAGAAGTTTATAGCAACACATTTTATATTCCTAATTGGTCTCCCTTGCAGGAGACCACAAAACCTGGACCAATATGAAACCAGTTTCTGTATCAAAACAAAATGCACCACAATGGACATAGCTGTAACAGACAGCAACAAAAACACTTTATGTCTCTGGTTAGTGCCATTGCAATATACAGATTTTACCAAATACTTATTTCTTCCCTTGTTTAAGTCTGCATGCCATATCTGAGCATCCTACTACCCAGGATTGCAGACTGGCCCATGTTGGTCTCTGCTTGGAGCACATTACAAACACCCCAAGAGCAGTCACTTACTCTGGTGAAGGAACAGGTGTTGGTTCAGGCAGTCTTGGTGCAGCTGTTGAAGTTGCAGGGGTGGCAGTGACATTTTCAGACACACTTTTGTTCCCAGCTGcacaaaggaggaaaatgtgaatgtgaaaACTTGCTGTCCACTTGCTCAGGCAGAGGCTCCTTTGTTTTCAACAGATTCTGAGATCTGGGTTTATtattggtggggtttttttgatgaTTAACTGTGCTACCAAATTAACTGCAGATGCCATCCAATGTTACCTGAATGAAATGCTACTGACAGTTTTTCACTATGGGGTTGTGAACAGTCCCAAAATACTTcagagaaagaagcagcaagttAGGACAACTCCAGCTGGGTAACACAGAGAGTAAAGATCTCCAATAAAGCTGAATAAGCACATGTAATCTTTGTATAGGTCTTCTTCTCAGCAAATTCAGCATCTTTGTTTCACTTTTCACAGTCACTAGGTTCTATGATACTAATCAGATATGTCACAAAAGgtgaaaaaagtaatttaaaccATGACAGACTATCCAActcctcaccaaaaaaaaaccccaacttaaCAAAGAAATGCACTTTCCATAACGCTtttgttccagattgcaaggcaagatgtattctatcAACCACCTGTATGGCAGTTGTGGTGTGTCAAGTGGGCAGTTTGCCTTATCTCTCTcagtgatcacaatcactcctccctctggggggacacctgctgataacaggatactgaatgtcactgcatggctgataagaactacagcatcccactgggagatgggagcccagagggaggagccaagcattcctacccagatggaatctggagattctggaacaccagcacagcttctccactggatttccttcccagaggagcagcagctgcctcttcttccactggatcttcagaggaagattCCACCCTTttctgcaggatccctgctccagcagaaccacccctgacactgcaggagggctgcagccacaattccatttggactgctaccaacaccctgacccacagggtgtcaggctgtgttcTGGCTCTGTCAGTGTTGCTTTTGGTTTACTGCAATGttaattttatccttttatttccttccctagtaaagaactgttattttctgctcccatattttttgactgagagccccttaatttaaaatttatagcaatttggaggggtggggagggtttacattctccatttcaggggaggctcctgccttaCCTAGCAGactcctgtctttccaaacagaGACAGATTTTCATCTAAAAAACTACAGTACCTTCAGTTTCAGATGACTCCTCAGTTTTGGCTCCAAGCATATTGGCAGCAATGTTCACCATACTCAGGATAGCATCTAAAAGAGAACAACAACTCCTCAACAAGGGCATTCTCAGAGggcccagagctcagcagcaccaagAAATTTGCTATTTTACCATACTTGTTTGAAATTAATCACAGTGTAAGGACATAATATCTGGTGATTCTATTACACTGGAGGCagctggtttttttaaaggtaaatgTATAAGCTAGAAACCTGTATTTGAAAACCTGCACCATAACACCCACAGATCTGCCTTAcacttatatttattttaaggagCTGTTAAGTAGAACAGTTCCTCTCCCCTCTGAATTCACAGAAGTAAATTCCAAGAGGTCCTGCTCTACATCAGCACTGAATTAAATACAGCTACTCTTTAGTCTT harbors:
- the SUCO gene encoding SUN domain-containing ossification factor isoform X3, which codes for MREPPRRPLALGSCLLLCALLWLPVWNVFCKDTLSSAVQYASGDACALASEDENVQEKGEEAAPSLEPEDSSTRSYSMEELLNDLTKSDQTTEISETSQPEAVSPPSVAVNEASSSIVPSTENTSSSPTSEIPPVSQPDAIENSRADIPVVSSSEAEQSEPDCDIGGTLEADPQSEPSSFVSPPESLAGQHIENISSSHGKGKKTKSEFESKVSAAEKGADEQKSALNASENLKREKDFKKTGEIDPTSVITPKDPGDIPTFDEWKKKVMEVEKEKSQSMHPSAVGGQHSTKKVQKNRNNYASVECGAKILAANPEAKSTSAILMENMDLYMLNPCSTKIWFVVELCEPVQVKQFDIANHELFSSTPKDFLVSISDRYPTNKWIKLGTFHARDERNVQSFPLDEQMYAKYVKVELISHFGSEHFCPLSLIRVFGTSMVEEYEEIADSQYQSERQELFDEDYDYLLDYNTGEEKSSKNLLGSATNAILSMVNIAANMLGAKTEESSETEAGNKSVSENVTATPATSTAAPRLPEPTPVPSPELVTTDIPQIEKEQLMVDLTKESPIVQLVQEYEEDTSQSTVTLLSSDEQEEEAAAWFELETEKYCSDMAAVCCISTFSEYLLKWCSVAAAVHRQHSKTGGEERPAHPVDVQQPQPALTESAHTAAEEPLPEQVDSKAEKPPGSAVAVDFSAVHEEISNETTESIELEPSHPQTVSQSLLLEVTSEVKPSPTTDMVLEPPKEDSGQVAPRVTPQVDVPELSTEMEKAESSAVEESPEPSVTTEVKEVSTREPVATPVIPKPTETVLQPESTVDVVASDAVEGKESTPEVQKPAVPPAEPPVPAETKEDEQVAEEVLLALPASGGPQRTATDFYAELQNSTELGYANGNLVHGSNQKESVFMRLNNRIKALEVNMSLSSRYLEELSQRYRKQMEEMQKAFNKTIIKLQNTSRIAEEQDQRQTEAIQLLQAQLTNMTQLASNLSATVAELKREVSDRQTYLVISLVLCLILGLVLFVQRCRSPSQFCEDYLSKIPKSNHYPSPKRCFSSYDDMNLKRRTSLPLVRSQSFQLAGKEVDPEDLYIVEPLKFSPEKKKKRCKYKSEKPETIKPTTEPLHPIANGEIKGRKPFTNQRDFSNIGEVYHSSYKGPPSEGSSETSSQSDESYFCGISACTSLCNGQTQKTKTEKRAIKRRRSKVSDQGKLIKTLIQTKSGSMPSLHDIIKGNKDITVGTLGVTTVSGHI
- the SUCO gene encoding SUN domain-containing ossification factor isoform X2; this encodes MREPPRRPLALGSCLLLCALLWLPVWNVFCKDTLSSAVQYASGDACALASEDENVQEKGEEAAPSLEPEDSSTRSYSMEELLNDLTKSDQTTEISETSQPEAVSPPSVAVNEASSSIVPSTENTSSSPTSEIPPVSQPDAIENSRADIPVVSSSEAEQSEPDCDIGGTLEADPQSEPSSFVSPPESLAGQHIENISSSHGKGKKTKSEFESKVSAAEKGADEQKSALNASENLKREKDFKKTGEIDPTSVITPKDPGDIPTFDEWKKKVMEVEKEKSQSMHPSAVGGQHSTKKVQKNRNNYASVECGAKILAANPEAKSTSAILMENMDLYMLNPCSTKIWFVVELCEPVQVKQFDIANHELFSSTPKDFLVSISDRYPTNKWIKLGTFHARDERNVQSFPLDEQMYAKYVKMFIKYIKVELISHFGSEHFCPLSLIRVFGTSMVEEYEEIADSQYQSERQELFDEDYDYLLDYNTGEEKSSKNLLGSATNAILSMVNIAANMLGAKTEESSETEAGNKSVSENVTATPATSTAAPRLPEPTPVPSPELVTTDIPQIEKEQLMVDLTKESPIVQLVQEYEEDTSQSTVTLLSSDEQEEEAAAWFELETEKYCSDMAAVCCISTFSEYLLKWCSVAAAVHRQHSKTGGEERPAHPVDVQQPQPALTESAHTAAEEPLPEQVDSKAEKPPGSAVAVDFSAVHEEISNETTESIELEPSHPQTVSQSLLLEVTSEVKPSPTTDMVLEPPKEDSGQVAPRVTPQVDVPELSTEMEKAESSAVEESPEPSVTTEVKEVSTREPVATPVIPKPTETVLQPESTVDVVASDAVEGKESTPEVQKPAVPPAEPPVPAETKEDEQVAEEVLLALPASGGPQRTATDFYAELQNSTELGYANGNLVHGSNQKESVFMRLNNRIKALEVNMSLSSRYLEELSQRYRKQMEEMQKAFNKTIIKLQNTSRIAEEQDQRQTEAIQLLQAQLTNMTQLASNLSATVAELKREVSDRQTYLVISLVLCLILGLVLFVQRCRSPSQFCEDYLSKIPKSNHYPSPKRCFSSYDDMNLKRRTSLPLVRSQSFQLAVDPEDLYIVEPLKFSPEKKKKRCKYKSEKPETIKPTTEPLHPIANGEIKGRKPFTNQRDFSNIGEVYHSSYKGPPSEGSSETSSQSDESYFCGISACTSLCNGQTQKTKTEKRAIKRRRSKVSDQGKLIKTLIQTKSGSMPSLHDIIKGNKDITVGTLGVTTVSGHI